In Proteus vulgaris, one DNA window encodes the following:
- a CDS encoding fimbria/pilus periplasmic chaperone, producing MMLLKRLFVVTTTLLTGMMFTSQAIAAIALDRTRVIFNGADKSISLNVSNQNKELPYLAQGWMENENGERIDSPLLVLPPIQRIEPGDKSQVKVQSLPDIAKLPQDRESVFYFNLREIPPRSDKPNVLQIALQTRIKLFYRPAAIYATQTDLTNPWQEKIILTKKGDRYEVNNPTPYYVTLVDGLTGLQGKSLDGFQPLMIAPKSTGTINLNASAFGASPVLSYINDYGGRPQMKFSCNGNECKVTETSAGY from the coding sequence ATGATGTTATTAAAGCGCTTATTTGTTGTAACAACCACTTTATTGACTGGAATGATGTTTACTAGTCAAGCCATTGCCGCGATTGCTTTAGATAGAACGCGCGTCATTTTTAATGGCGCGGATAAATCAATTAGTTTAAATGTCAGTAATCAAAATAAAGAGTTGCCTTATTTAGCACAAGGTTGGATGGAAAATGAGAATGGCGAGCGTATTGATTCTCCATTACTGGTTTTACCACCGATCCAACGTATTGAACCTGGCGATAAAAGCCAAGTAAAAGTGCAGTCATTACCGGATATTGCTAAGTTGCCACAAGATAGAGAAAGTGTTTTCTATTTTAACTTGCGTGAAATTCCACCTCGTAGTGATAAACCCAACGTATTGCAAATTGCATTACAAACCCGAATTAAGTTGTTTTATCGCCCAGCGGCTATTTATGCCACTCAAACAGATCTGACTAATCCTTGGCAAGAAAAAATCATCTTAACGAAAAAAGGTGATCGTTACGAAGTGAATAATCCAACACCTTACTATGTAACATTAGTTGATGGATTGACAGGATTACAAGGAAAAAGCCTTGATGGTTTTCAGCCATTAATGATTGCACCTAAAAGCACAGGCACGATAAACCTAAATGCTTCTGCATTTGGCGCATCACCAGTATTAAGTTACATCAATGATTACGGTGGACGTCCACAGATGAAATTTAGCTGTAATGGCAATGAATGCAAAGTGACAGAAACATCAGCAGGATACTAA
- a CDS encoding fimbrial protein — protein MKMEQRFSPSKAVLIFILATFTGGLSFTAVANLPARAVKDVIPGIVYINITGNVIAPPPCLINDGKMIEVNFGEVMSTRIDGANYKQPVRYTATCQKMPTNAMKVYITGSATGFDSNALQTDITGLGVRILYQGQLLDLGKAINFTYPNLPDLEAIPVRDQSATLSGGDFVASGTLHVDYQ, from the coding sequence ATGAAAATGGAACAGCGGTTTAGCCCAAGCAAAGCAGTGTTGATTTTTATTCTGGCAACATTTACTGGAGGCCTAAGTTTTACTGCTGTTGCGAATTTACCCGCTAGAGCGGTGAAAGATGTTATTCCGGGAATTGTTTATATCAATATCACTGGAAATGTTATTGCCCCACCGCCTTGCTTGATCAATGACGGCAAAATGATTGAGGTGAATTTTGGCGAGGTGATGAGTACGCGTATTGACGGCGCAAATTATAAACAGCCAGTTCGCTATACCGCCACGTGCCAAAAGATGCCGACAAATGCGATGAAGGTTTATATCACTGGTAGCGCAACTGGATTCGATTCAAATGCACTACAAACAGATATTACAGGATTAGGAGTACGTATTTTATATCAAGGCCAATTATTAGATTTAGGCAAAGCCATTAATTTTACCTACCCTAATTTGCCTGATTTAGAAGCTATTCCTGTTCGTGATCAGAGTGCCACATTAAGCGGTGGTGATTTTGTCGCCAGTGGTACGTTGCATGTGGATTATCAGTAG
- a CDS encoding fimbrial protein, which translates to MNKLKYICLIALLNSYAVMSADTPNMKLFGTLLVPPPCVISNNQLIDVYFGHNVGIHKVDGINYTESVNYQLVCDPNLKGWDLGLSIIGPKTQFDEAALQTNIPDLGIHLTQDGQPFKLNERIAISPDNPPVIQAVPVKRPGSTLPEGAFEVSATLLAEYQ; encoded by the coding sequence ATGAATAAATTAAAATACATATGCCTGATTGCATTACTGAATTCTTACGCTGTCATGAGTGCAGATACACCGAATATGAAATTATTTGGCACTTTATTAGTTCCACCTCCTTGTGTAATCAGCAATAACCAACTGATTGATGTTTATTTTGGACATAACGTAGGTATTCATAAAGTAGATGGTATTAATTACACCGAATCAGTGAATTATCAATTGGTCTGCGATCCGAATTTAAAAGGATGGGATTTAGGCCTTTCTATTATTGGTCCTAAAACACAGTTTGATGAAGCTGCGCTACAAACCAATATTCCTGATTTAGGTATTCATCTCACACAAGATGGTCAGCCTTTTAAACTAAACGAACGCATTGCGATATCACCGGATAATCCACCAGTGATCCAAGCTGTGCCGGTTAAAAGACCGGGTAGCACGCTACCTGAAGGTGCATTTGAAGTTTCAGCAACACTTCTTGCTGAATACCAATAG
- a CDS encoding fimbrial protein, with translation MKMKRLSIPFVLGLITFMGLTSTAFSAPDNMYFHGILVDEPCTIKPGDETVELDFGNIPDKNLYAYQRTPSKLFQIRLSECDLTIGKSVKITFKGDENQAMAGQGFLAISSSSQAAGIAVGLESENGNALPVNKETDKLSLNADDTILNFYAFIQGEPDAIANQSIKRGPFSAIATFHLNYD, from the coding sequence ATGAAAATGAAAAGATTATCGATCCCGTTCGTTTTGGGCTTAATCACGTTTATGGGATTAACATCAACGGCGTTTTCTGCACCAGACAATATGTATTTTCACGGCATATTAGTTGATGAACCTTGCACCATAAAACCTGGTGATGAAACCGTTGAATTAGATTTTGGTAATATTCCTGATAAGAATCTTTATGCATATCAAAGAACACCAAGCAAATTATTTCAAATTCGCTTATCTGAATGTGATCTCACGATTGGTAAAAGCGTCAAAATTACATTTAAAGGTGATGAAAACCAAGCCATGGCAGGGCAAGGCTTTTTAGCGATTAGCTCAAGTAGTCAAGCGGCAGGAATTGCAGTTGGATTGGAGTCTGAAAATGGAAATGCCTTACCTGTTAATAAAGAGACAGACAAACTTTCATTAAATGCTGATGACACTATTTTAAATTTTTATGCCTTTATTCAAGGGGAGCCGGATGCGATTGCCAATCAATCCATTAAGCGCGGTCCATTTAGTGCAATAGCCACATTCCATTTGAATTATGACTAA
- a CDS encoding adhesin — MSILKRLPALCIAIGLLFSAPAMASIFSYITHSEGEPAHATYTYVIQRWDPEDPYTPNPCYGWSKCWITINHKHDANGSPGSAVRSIVRVEKERYLAGVRDAVMRVESFPIQGTARHDGDPLTSNQECVGLFYESKEGGWSPNGRLLPGSLCGIAPPPVGACKITEGAVNLNYGDIDEFSLENAARAQNINVTCNLAMKVLVIASGSDSGRVPLRPDNSLYADLFLDGYPGERGSVIDVPKNGTIPVEVKSILHTNGRVAPGYFSGSGSIILTMP, encoded by the coding sequence ATGTCCATATTAAAGCGACTTCCGGCTTTATGTATTGCAATAGGTTTGCTGTTTTCAGCGCCTGCGATGGCATCTATTTTTTCTTATATTACACATTCCGAAGGTGAGCCTGCTCACGCCACTTATACCTATGTTATCCAACGCTGGGACCCTGAAGATCCCTATACTCCCAACCCTTGTTATGGTTGGAGTAAATGCTGGATAACAATTAACCATAAGCATGATGCTAATGGTTCTCCAGGTTCGGCAGTAAGAAGTATTGTTCGCGTTGAAAAAGAACGTTATTTAGCTGGTGTTCGTGATGCTGTTATGAGGGTTGAGAGTTTTCCAATACAAGGAACAGCAAGACACGATGGTGATCCTTTGACCTCAAACCAAGAGTGTGTCGGTCTATTTTATGAATCTAAGGAAGGCGGCTGGTCTCCTAATGGACGTTTATTACCGGGATCATTATGTGGTATTGCACCGCCACCCGTTGGTGCCTGCAAAATAACAGAAGGAGCTGTAAACCTTAATTATGGCGATATTGACGAATTCAGTTTAGAAAATGCAGCACGCGCTCAAAATATTAATGTGACTTGCAACTTAGCAATGAAGGTTCTGGTTATTGCATCAGGCTCAGACAGTGGTCGAGTTCCATTACGACCTGATAATAGCCTTTATGCTGATTTATTTCTTGATGGTTATCCTGGTGAAAGAGGCTCTGTAATTGATGTTCCTAAAAACGGAACCATACCTGTAGAGGTTAAATCAATTTTACATACCAACGGTCGCGTTGCACCAGGCTATTTCTCTGGTTCAGGTTCAATTATTTTAACGATGCCTTAA
- a CDS encoding helix-turn-helix domain-containing protein — translation MMNYDFTDIDVNALVGKRIQKKRKELGYTGMQIAEKIGVSQQQFSRYERGMNKIDLSYLVLLASYLNTPIYWFFEDCFIPKSSSENLRVDKRSCIIAEATPDVFLY, via the coding sequence ATGATGAATTACGATTTTACAGATATTGATGTTAATGCGTTAGTTGGAAAGCGAATTCAGAAAAAGCGTAAAGAATTAGGTTATACCGGTATGCAAATTGCTGAAAAAATTGGTGTAAGCCAACAGCAATTCTCTCGATATGAGCGCGGGATGAACAAGATAGATTTAAGCTATCTTGTTTTATTAGCTAGCTATCTAAATACACCTATTTATTGGTTTTTTGAAGATTGTTTTATACCAAAATCCTCATCAGAAAATCTACGTGTTGATAAACGTAGCTGTATCATTGCTGAAGCGACACCCGATGTCTTTTTATACTAA
- a CDS encoding AbgT family transporter, producing the protein MQTKKQGGSRFLRTVEWLGNALPHPVILFIILIAILLVSSAVGEYFGVTVQDPRPEGAKGRAEDGYIHIISLLDADGIRRILANIVTNFTGFAPLGTVLVALLGVGIAERAGLLSAVMRLVVMKAPRKMTTLAIVFAGIMSNTAAELGYVVLIPLSAIIFHSLGRHPLAGLAAAFAGVSGGYSANLLLGTIDPLLSGITQQAARIIDPTYIVGAEANWYFMFVSTFLITFLGYFITEKIVEPQLGPYNGNELDEEENDLRNAAEVTPLEKKALWAATGTFIAMGVILALTVVPENGILRNQETGLIGNSPFLKSIVVFIFLFFAIPGIVYGWVAKTMRIDKDIVDAMANSMSTLGLYLVIIFFAAQFVAFFGWTNIGQVIAVKGAALLNSIDMPSGLLFLGFILICAFINLMIGSASAQWAVTAPIFVPMLMLAGYAPETIQAAYRIGDSVTNIITPMMSYFGLILAVATKYKKDTGIGTMISMMLPYSIIFLIGWSLLFYLWVFVFHLPVGPGSPIYYTPTAG; encoded by the coding sequence ATGCAAACAAAAAAACAGGGAGGCAGTCGCTTTCTACGCACAGTGGAGTGGTTAGGAAATGCGCTACCCCATCCCGTTATTTTATTTATTATTTTAATTGCTATTTTACTTGTCTCTTCGGCGGTTGGTGAATATTTTGGTGTTACAGTACAAGATCCCCGACCAGAAGGCGCAAAGGGACGCGCAGAAGATGGCTATATTCATATAATTAGCTTGTTAGATGCCGATGGCATTCGCCGTATATTGGCCAATATTGTCACAAACTTTACGGGGTTTGCCCCTTTAGGTACGGTGCTGGTGGCATTATTAGGTGTCGGTATTGCTGAACGTGCGGGCTTATTATCTGCAGTGATGCGTTTAGTGGTAATGAAAGCACCACGTAAAATGACTACTTTAGCTATTGTGTTCGCAGGTATAATGTCGAACACCGCTGCTGAATTAGGGTACGTAGTGTTGATACCGTTATCAGCAATTATCTTCCATTCATTGGGACGACACCCTCTAGCGGGTCTTGCGGCTGCATTTGCGGGGGTTTCTGGTGGTTACTCTGCTAACTTGCTCTTAGGTACGATAGATCCATTGCTATCGGGCATTACACAGCAAGCGGCACGTATTATTGATCCAACTTATATAGTGGGTGCTGAAGCGAACTGGTACTTTATGTTTGTCAGTACATTCCTGATCACTTTCTTAGGTTACTTCATCACAGAAAAAATCGTTGAACCACAATTGGGTCCATATAACGGTAATGAGCTTGATGAAGAAGAAAATGATTTAAGGAATGCAGCTGAAGTTACGCCGCTAGAAAAGAAAGCATTATGGGCAGCAACAGGTACATTTATTGCTATGGGCGTGATTTTAGCGCTAACAGTTGTTCCTGAAAATGGCATATTGAGAAACCAAGAAACAGGGCTAATTGGTAATTCTCCTTTCTTAAAATCTATTGTCGTCTTTATTTTCTTATTCTTTGCAATTCCGGGTATTGTTTACGGTTGGGTTGCGAAGACAATGCGAATAGATAAAGATATTGTTGATGCCATGGCGAATTCGATGAGTACGCTTGGACTTTATTTAGTCATTATTTTCTTTGCTGCTCAGTTTGTTGCTTTCTTTGGTTGGACAAATATTGGTCAGGTTATTGCTGTTAAAGGTGCTGCATTACTTAACAGTATTGATATGCCAAGTGGTTTGTTATTTTTAGGATTTATTTTAATCTGTGCCTTTATTAATTTAATGATAGGTTCTGCATCGGCACAATGGGCGGTAACTGCACCTATCTTTGTACCAATGCTAATGCTTGCAGGTTACGCACCAGAAACAATCCAAGCAGCATATCGAATCGGAGATTCTGTCACTAATATCATTACCCCTATGATGAGTTATTTTGGTTTGATATTAGCGGTTGCTACAAAATACAAGAAAGACACAGGTATTGGCACTATGATTTCTATGATGTTGCCATATTCTATTATTTTCTTAATTGGCTGGTCACTCTTATTCTACTTATGGGTATTTGTATTCCATTTACCAGTAGGGCCTGGCTCACCAATCTATTACACACCAACAGCAGGTTAA
- a CDS encoding DUF1992 domain-containing protein has translation MSIIDEWAERHIEQALQKGELSSLKGEGKPLLLDDNSHVPKSLRASYHLLKNAGFLPPEMQDRKEALSLAEILCTLNETGEEHESLQKRLVLLELKLQQAGLDTQFLHADYANQLADKLTNHKEEMDK, from the coding sequence ATGTCAATTATTGATGAATGGGCTGAGCGCCACATTGAACAAGCACTACAAAAAGGTGAGCTATCATCACTAAAAGGTGAAGGTAAACCGTTGCTCCTCGATGATAATAGTCATGTACCTAAATCACTTAGAGCAAGCTATCATTTATTAAAAAATGCAGGTTTCTTACCTCCTGAAATGCAAGATAGAAAAGAAGCATTATCTTTAGCCGAAATCCTATGTACGCTAAATGAAACAGGAGAAGAGCATGAATCACTACAAAAGCGTTTAGTATTGCTTGAATTAAAATTACAACAAGCAGGTTTAGATACTCAGTTTTTACATGCAGACTATGCCAATCAATTAGCTGATAAATTGACAAATCATAAAGAAGAAATGGATAAATAA
- a CDS encoding carboxymuconolactone decarboxylase family protein, whose translation MSKYKEIVTDIANNMGALSQNIPEVMKAFMSTTKAGGKEGALDAKTKELIAIAIAVANRCDGCIGFHTKTLVELGTTEQELAETLGVAIYMGGGPSVMYAANTMGAFKEFSK comes from the coding sequence ATGAGTAAGTACAAAGAAATAGTAACAGACATTGCAAATAACATGGGAGCATTGTCTCAAAATATTCCAGAAGTGATGAAAGCTTTTATGAGCACCACAAAAGCTGGTGGTAAAGAAGGGGCATTAGATGCAAAAACAAAAGAATTGATCGCTATTGCAATTGCTGTTGCTAATCGTTGTGATGGGTGCATTGGGTTCCATACTAAAACTTTAGTTGAACTCGGTACAACAGAACAAGAACTAGCAGAAACATTGGGCGTTGCTATTTATATGGGTGGCGGCCCTTCAGTTATGTACGCTGCCAACACTATGGGTGCTTTTAAAGAATTTAGTAAATAA
- the arnT gene encoding lipid IV(A) 4-amino-4-deoxy-L-arabinosyltransferase translates to MSVNFVERYKWFLLFIFILLTYFIPLETRLLWQPDEIRYAEISREMLTSGNWSVPYLLDIRYFEKPVLGYWLNSIAQWLFGGGHFSVRIVVVTSTLLTGLFVYRAALLVWHNQALAFNALVVFLSSFLVLSIGTYNILDPIVTMFITVAMYYFLSGLLVTDKKSKIYASFLVGIFCGLGFLTKGFIAVVLPTLVFIVTAISLSRLKEVLCYAPIAFIAMFIIAGPWVISVALQAPDYWHYFFWIEHVQRFIAKGSARSQPIWFYLPIIILGILPWLGFLFGTLKSALFLKKGTLYFSFWLFLFFAFFSASSGKLLTYMLPCFVPLSILIASYMEELKNNPNEKIYTINAIINTAFGITGVSIIVYSLYSSRFRLYEVDEQYKAMLAIGGFFIWSMMGIASFFKPTRLLTLFCSVGLSLTIGYAIPHKIESKNTPEKAINHYYSELANKPYILADEVGIGTSLAWGLKRTDIRLTETRGELAYGLAYPDVQNKYYDLKQLVNLIEKNNYQGVAIVLIRPERKDILSVISQLKIKPIVEKQGDLTFVFFN, encoded by the coding sequence ATGAGCGTCAATTTTGTAGAAAGATATAAATGGTTTCTACTTTTTATTTTTATATTATTAACTTATTTCATTCCTTTAGAAACGCGGCTATTGTGGCAACCAGATGAAATCCGTTATGCCGAAATTAGCAGAGAAATGCTGACATCGGGTAATTGGTCAGTGCCTTATTTACTCGATATTCGCTATTTTGAAAAACCGGTTTTGGGGTATTGGCTAAACAGTATTGCACAATGGTTATTTGGGGGCGGTCATTTCTCCGTTCGCATTGTTGTTGTCACCTCAACGCTATTAACTGGCCTATTTGTCTATCGAGCTGCTTTGTTAGTTTGGCATAATCAAGCTCTGGCTTTTAATGCATTAGTGGTATTTTTATCCTCTTTTCTTGTGTTGTCTATTGGCACTTATAATATCCTTGATCCTATAGTGACCATGTTTATTACTGTGGCAATGTATTATTTTTTAAGTGGATTATTGGTAACAGATAAAAAATCAAAAATTTATGCTTCTTTTTTAGTTGGTATTTTTTGTGGCTTAGGTTTTTTAACTAAAGGATTTATTGCTGTTGTTCTGCCCACATTAGTCTTTATAGTTACAGCAATTAGCTTATCTCGTTTGAAGGAAGTCCTTTGTTATGCGCCAATAGCATTTATCGCTATGTTTATTATTGCGGGTCCATGGGTAATTTCAGTTGCACTTCAAGCTCCAGATTATTGGCATTACTTTTTTTGGATCGAACATGTGCAACGTTTTATCGCAAAAGGATCAGCAAGATCACAACCTATATGGTTTTACTTACCTATTATTATTCTGGGTATTTTGCCTTGGTTAGGATTTCTATTTGGTACGCTTAAATCTGCGCTTTTTTTGAAAAAAGGCACTCTCTATTTTTCATTTTGGCTATTTCTTTTCTTTGCATTTTTTTCAGCCTCTAGTGGCAAGTTATTAACTTATATGTTGCCTTGTTTTGTTCCGTTATCAATTTTGATTGCGAGTTACATGGAAGAATTGAAAAATAATCCAAATGAGAAAATTTATACTATCAACGCAATAATAAATACAGCCTTTGGGATAACCGGTGTTTCTATTATTGTTTATTCTCTTTATTCATCTCGATTTAGACTATATGAAGTAGATGAACAATATAAAGCAATGCTGGCGATAGGGGGATTTTTTATATGGAGTATGATGGGAATTGCTTCATTCTTTAAACCCACACGTTTGTTAACTTTATTTTGTTCTGTTGGATTAAGTCTTACTATTGGATATGCGATCCCACATAAAATTGAAAGTAAAAATACTCCTGAAAAAGCAATTAATCATTATTATAGTGAGCTAGCAAATAAGCCTTATATTTTAGCTGATGAAGTTGGTATTGGTACGTCACTAGCATGGGGATTGAAACGTACAGATATTCGTTTAACTGAGACGAGAGGAGAGCTTGCTTATGGCTTAGCATATCCTGATGTGCAAAATAAATATTATGATCTTAAGCAACTAGTTAACTTAATTGAAAAGAATAACTATCAAGGTGTTGCTATTGTTTTGATCAGACCTGAGCGCAAAGACATATTATCCGTTATAAGCCAATTAAAGATAAAACCTATTGTAGAAAAGCAGGGTGATCTAACATTTGTTTTCTTTAATTAA
- a CDS encoding TolC family outer membrane protein, with protein MLIKKLSIIILIWMFSFHTFAITLSDLYFLAVKNDPTFNAAIKEQVAGKEYENIGLSQLLPSVHVNYQNNPRNWQRKVYPINTSQGEIQRTEYQNYQSHSVSAIISQPLFDYTAFSDYKSSVIQTLLSDSRYQVKFSELVIRLVDHYIELAYAQDKLLLNLSQQEIYKKQLTSSQRLFELGEGTKTDISEIQTRLYLTQSQYTDIQLELDNARNKLSSMIGNPLPYDEHIAKLNSQKFILQPITPNNYEAWEMEVMQNNLNIQTARYEMAIAKQEVEKNRGEFFPTVQLYASYSNSDSDSNNTVNQKYQSANIGFYVSLPLFNGGKTTASMRQSTAMYQMSAFERDAIIQQITQELRYQYQICTTSNIKLNAYEQSVSSAKLQLEATQKSYIGGQRTMVDVLNAEELLYRAQQDLIKAKYDYIQAWTLLHQYTNTLDIEKIKLIEDYFQ; from the coding sequence ATGCTAATAAAAAAACTTTCTATTATTATATTGATATGGATGTTCAGTTTTCATACTTTTGCTATCACATTATCTGATCTCTATTTTTTGGCTGTAAAAAATGATCCGACTTTTAATGCTGCAATAAAAGAACAGGTTGCAGGCAAAGAGTATGAAAATATTGGATTATCCCAGTTACTTCCTAGTGTTCATGTCAATTACCAAAATAATCCGCGAAATTGGCAACGTAAAGTTTATCCGATTAATACTAGCCAAGGAGAAATACAAAGAACAGAATATCAAAATTACCAAAGCCACTCTGTCAGTGCGATTATTAGCCAACCTCTATTTGATTACACTGCTTTTAGTGACTACAAATCATCAGTTATACAAACGTTACTATCAGATAGTCGTTATCAAGTGAAATTCTCTGAACTAGTGATTAGATTGGTTGATCATTATATTGAATTAGCTTATGCCCAAGATAAATTATTATTAAATCTTTCTCAGCAAGAGATTTATAAAAAACAACTTACTTCTAGCCAACGCTTATTTGAGTTAGGTGAAGGAACAAAAACAGATATTTCAGAGATCCAAACTCGATTATATTTAACTCAATCTCAATATACGGACATCCAGCTTGAATTAGATAATGCTAGAAATAAATTAAGTTCAATGATTGGTAATCCACTTCCTTATGATGAGCATATTGCAAAATTAAATAGTCAAAAATTTATATTACAGCCTATTACTCCCAATAATTATGAAGCATGGGAAATGGAAGTAATGCAAAATAACCTCAATATTCAAACTGCACGCTATGAAATGGCAATAGCGAAACAAGAAGTAGAAAAAAATAGAGGTGAATTTTTTCCAACAGTACAACTCTATGCTTCTTATTCTAATAGTGATTCCGATAGTAATAATACGGTAAATCAGAAATATCAATCTGCTAATATTGGTTTTTATGTCAGCTTACCATTATTTAATGGTGGAAAAACGACAGCATCAATGCGTCAATCTACTGCGATGTATCAGATGAGTGCTTTTGAAAGAGATGCTATTATTCAACAAATTACACAAGAGTTACGTTATCAATATCAAATTTGCACGACCAGTAATATAAAACTAAATGCATATGAACAGTCTGTTTCCTCTGCTAAGTTACAATTAGAAGCAACCCAAAAAAGTTATATTGGTGGGCAACGAACCATGGTGGATGTTCTTAATGCTGAAGAATTATTGTATCGTGCTCAACAAGATTTAATTAAAGCTAAATATGATTATATTCAAGCTTGGACATTATTACATCAATATACTAATACATTAGATATTGAGAAAATAAAATTAATTGAAGACTATTTTCAATAA
- a CDS encoding HlyD family type I secretion periplasmic adaptor subunit, producing MITEKNEINIVKNISDDPKKFLIIGWSVILLGLAVFIFWAAFAPLDKGVSTTGNVSISGNKKSVQASVEGIITDILVKNGDSVTEGQTLIQLSPIQSKALVKSLSDQYDNLLITQQRLYAQLNEKTEFILDSTEKYYSSSKSLNKLLQLQNRLLNEKYIELHSEINGYNAIIDGISNRLIHLKRSILNKQNQINSLQNQIKDLRTLATEGYIPRHRYQEVERELAENNNHLNDTLGQISTLEKQKLEYEQKILQRNANFYQSARTELNQIQLQISETEKQLIIEMDKLAKMQITAPISGTVMDLSVFTQGGVVRTGQTLMEVVPQDHQLIIEARLAPHLIDKVTPGLPVDLMFSAFNQNTTPKIPGEVTLISADRLIDDRTTEPYYQVFINVKDNALLTDNKNILKAGMPVDVFINTGDRSLLNYLFKPVLDRVHTSLTEE from the coding sequence ATGATCACAGAGAAAAATGAAATCAATATAGTTAAAAATATTTCCGATGATCCTAAAAAATTCTTAATAATAGGATGGTCTGTTATTCTTTTAGGCTTGGCAGTCTTTATTTTTTGGGCTGCATTTGCACCTTTAGATAAAGGGGTCTCCACCACAGGTAATGTTTCCATTTCAGGCAATAAAAAAAGTGTTCAAGCATCCGTAGAAGGCATTATCACTGATATTTTAGTGAAGAATGGAGATAGTGTGACTGAAGGCCAAACACTTATTCAATTAAGTCCCATACAATCAAAAGCCTTAGTAAAATCCCTATCAGATCAATATGATAATTTACTTATTACTCAACAACGTCTTTATGCTCAACTCAATGAAAAAACAGAGTTTATTTTAGACTCTACCGAAAAATACTATTCATCATCAAAGAGCCTAAATAAATTATTGCAACTACAAAATAGATTACTTAATGAAAAATATATTGAATTGCATAGTGAAATAAATGGCTATAATGCCATTATTGATGGTATTTCTAATCGTTTAATTCATCTAAAAAGATCAATACTAAACAAACAAAATCAAATTAATAGTTTACAAAATCAAATAAAAGATTTACGCACTCTTGCTACTGAAGGCTATATTCCTCGTCATCGTTATCAAGAGGTTGAGCGTGAACTCGCTGAAAATAACAATCATCTTAATGATACCTTAGGGCAAATAAGTACTTTAGAAAAACAAAAACTAGAGTATGAACAGAAAATATTACAACGTAATGCTAACTTTTATCAGTCAGCACGTACTGAACTTAATCAAATTCAATTACAGATAAGTGAAACTGAAAAGCAACTTATTATTGAAATGGATAAACTGGCTAAAATGCAAATTACTGCCCCTATTTCGGGAACAGTAATGGATTTGTCTGTTTTTACACAAGGTGGTGTTGTTAGAACAGGGCAAACATTAATGGAAGTTGTTCCTCAGGATCATCAATTAATTATTGAGGCTCGTTTAGCTCCTCATTTAATTGATAAAGTAACTCCCGGCCTTCCTGTTGATTTAATGTTCAGTGCTTTTAATCAAAATACGACACCTAAAATTCCGGGTGAAGTTACTTTAATTTCAGCAGACAGACTTATTGATGACAGAACAACAGAACCCTATTATCAAGTATTTATTAATGTAAAAGATAATGCACTTCTTACTGATAATAAAAATATATTAAAGGCTGGTATGCCCGTTGATGTGTTTATTAATACAGGTGATCGTTCATTACTCAATTATCTCTTTAAGCCTGTATTAGATAGAGTTCATACTTCTTTAACGGAAGAATAA